The Pseudodesulfovibrio cashew genomic sequence GGAGGACTTTTCATTGCCCCACAGCCCCACCCGGACCGAGACGGAGAGAAGATTTTCTCCCACCTGTTCCAGGTAGACGGTCACCCGCTCGTTGGTGACCTTGCCCTGGATTTCCCCGTCACCTCCGTCGCGTTTCTCCTTGAGGACCGGGATGCTCATGTCCTTGAACGCGGCCTTGGTCGCGGAGATGCCCGAGGGCACGTCGCTGTGGAAGGTGCCGACGCTCTTGCCGTTGACGTAGGCGTAGGTGCCTGCGGCGGCAGCCCCGCCGACGATGACCGCACCGCAGCCGGGGAGCGCCAGCAATGAGAGAATCAGGAGCAGGGGCAGGATGCTGTTTCGCGCCATGGCGTTAGTCCTTCTCCGTGGGCTGGTAGATGTTGATGACCTTGACGTCCTTCTTCTTGACCGTGGCCGGTTCCTCCTGGAAGGAGCCCGCCGGGGTGGTGATGAAGCTGTAGGTGTCGGCGCTGTCCGAGCCAAGGTAGACGCGGGAGTCGCTGAAGTGGAGCTCCCTGTCCTCGCTGTTCACGATGGTGAAGGTGTGCTGATCCTGGAAGATGATCTTCTTCCAATGCTGGAGATCGTCCAGCCGGGTAAGGCTGACGACCGTGGAGGAGCGCCCGTTGAGCTTGCCGGAGATATAGATGTAGTACTTGCCTATCTTGTTCAGCTTGGTGATCTCCATGGCGTTGCCGTCTGCCAATTGCAGATCGCCCACCGGCCCTATGGTGATATTCTCAACGATGGCGTTGGCATCGGCGGCGCTGTCCGGAGCAGCCTCGCCGGATTCAGCCGTGGCGTTTTCGGCAGCAGGGTCTGCCGGGACGTCTTCCTTGCCCGCGCAGGCGGCAAGGAGGAGCAGGATCAGGAGCAGGGAAAAAACGGTCCGCATGCGGGTCCTCCGAAATGGTCTTGTTTCTGGGCCAGCCCTAACAGGTAATGGACGGAGAATCCAGTCCGGGGAGCAGGGGCGCGTACACTCTCTTACGCCTTCGGCTGCCTGCCTTGGACACGCTGCCAAACGCGTTCACCGAACGGAAAGACAGCGGCCCCTACCGGTGACTCGCCATCGGTGCCAGGTCCTTATGCGCGGTGTCCCCGGGCGTCGCGTCCTGCGCTTTCTCCGCTCCCCATTCGGATTCGGGCAACAGGAAGGCATATCTGCCAAGCAGCTTCTCGCTGGTCCCGTCTTTCAGCATCTCGTCGAAAATGCGGGACAGTCTCACTGCCATTCCTCCATTCTCCTTATTCAGAGCATGGTAAAAATAGCCTGTATACAAGGGAGGGGACGCGTTAAATTCTCTTGTCAGATGCGGGGATTCCGCCAGCTCCAGAAATGTCGTGTGCGTCACGAAGGCTGCCAGGTGGCCGGCGCGGAGCGCGCCGAATCCCTGTTCCAGCGAAGCGAAGGCGGTTGTGCGGAGTTTGTTTTCCCTGGCCAGGTTCCTTGTGGTCATGTCGCCTCTCAGATAGCCGACCTTTCCCTGCCGCAGGTCTCTCCATGTCTTTATCCCGGGACGGGATCGAACGGTGTAGGCGACGAGTGATGTTTTGAGGAGCGGCGTCGCCGACAGGACGATATTGTCGTTGCCCTGGGCCGCGACATCCGTACGCCCGGCGCTGGCATCAAGTACCTGCGCCGAGGTCTCGGCGAAATCGCGCAACATGGGAATGTAGATGAAACGTACAGCCATCCCCGCCCGCCGGTACGCCTCTTCTATCAGGGCTTCGCATTCAGGCAAGGGCTCCTGCGGCCCCTTGAGTTCGGGCATGCCCACGATGCACTCCTGTCCCGCTGAAGCCGGAGAGAGGAGCAATTGGAGAAGGAATATCGTCCATGCAAGAATTCGCATCGACGTAATATACCATTTTTATGGAACAAACCTATTATAAAATGGTTAATTGAAACTCGTGCGGCCTATACCGAATAACGGCATGAGAAAATCCCGGCGTTATCACCTCGGGCGTCTTCAGGACCGGCTCGAGGTGGACGTTTCCCACACAGCCGCACAGTCTTCGCCACGGGATGCCCCGGAGCCAACCACGCTGGGGCTTCCTTGATATGGGACCGGAGCTGCACCCACGACGCCTTAGATGCGGCATTCGTCTATGCATGCAATTGATTTTTTACATTCTTGTCGGGCGTCTTTACAAATCTTAATGTTCGCGTTTCGTACATTACCTCCTAACCAAGTATGGTTCTTACCGTGTTTCTTGAGGCATACTATTTGCTTTTTGTGAACAAACCATAAGGAGGAGATCATGATTCGTGCTGTATTCAAATCGTGCATTGCGGTTGCAATACTTTTGATGCTTGGCACCTCTGCCCAGGCCGCCATGTACACCTTTTACGGTGATCAGCTGCAGCAGCCGGCGTATCCCCTGGCCGCACAGGCCGAAGCAGAATTCCAATCCTACCTGCCTGCAGTGGCCTATGGCACCTACGGACCATTCTCTCATATCGAATTCATGTATAATGGTTCGCCCACCGGAATCTCTGCGGAGCACTCCATCGTCTCGACTGAATGGGTGCATGATTTCAACACCCCGATAAACGCCGTTGGCTTTTTTTTGCAAAGCATTGCCGCCGACACATCGAGGCTTAGCGTGGGGTATATCAACACCCTGACAGGGGCGAATTACTATTTTGATCTTCCCCATCTGCCGGCAGATCAACTAGTCGGCGACGATACGCTCTTCTGGGGTTACATCAACACGGACGAAACCTTTGACCGTGTGGCGATAGGCGGGATGGGCAGTTCCCTTGGCATGGCAAACATACAGATCGGCTGGAACAACGAACCCACCGGCAACCCGGCTGTCCCGGAACCCTCCACCATGCTTCTGCTGGCCGTGGGCCTGGGCGGTCTGGCCGTCTGGCGCAAACGATCCGCATAAAGGGGCTCCGTCAGCCTCGTAGCGACATGACATGCCGTATTTCACCATGGCGGTGTGTCTATACCCCCAAAAAGTAGGGCCACTCCCCATAATGGGAAGTGGCCCTTATTGATGGCCGTTTATGTTGGGATGGCGGGTTGCGCCATGGGCAGCGACACCTTGACATCGCCCAGGCGCACAGGCTCATGGTTCTTTCGGTAGCCTTGGCTTTGCCCGCCCCAGATATTTCTCCATTAAACCCTCGGCAATCATTTCCCTGAAGGACCGCTCCAGCAACGGAACCAGGTGGGCGTGCTTCTTGTTGACCACGTGATACACCTGTATCTCATAAAGATCTTTGGACACGACAAAATTCGTGTCGGGAAATTGTTCCATGTTGATAAGCAGCATCGTCTTTGCAGCAAACAAGACGTCCAGACGGCCTTCGATAAGCATCTTTAGGCCGGTAGTTAGATAATCGATCCGGTGCAGATGCGCGTTGCTCCCGGAGGCAATGGAAATGGCGATCAGATCGCCCCGCAGCACTCCGGTCAATAGTCCGTTCAGGTCCTCCAGATCATGGATTTTTTTATTACCCTTGATTGTGACCGCGACCAAACTTGTTGTAAAGAGAGGCACGGGCACCTTTATGATGTTGGGATATTTCTCGACAACTATGGGGTTCCTGAGGCCGCTCCCGTCAAGCTCGCCGTGGTTGGTCTTGTCCAGATCCCTCAGTCCGGGAAGGTACACGAACTCCACGGCCACGCCGATCCGGCCATAGGCGTCCTCCAGAAGATTCTCCAACTCAATGGCTTTACATTCCGCGCGGACCTGGCAATGCATGCCGATGACATGGACCTCCCCGGCCAATGCCTGGCTTGCACATAAAAAAAACACTGCGGCAAAAACAATAACGGTACGCATTACGTTCCCAGTATAGTGCACCGCTGTGTCCTACATATTATTTTTTCATATTGGCGATGCTTGTGTTTTTCCTTGTGCTTATATAATCTAAAATATCAATTTGTGACTATACGAGCAAAATATCCATGATCGCCAAAGTCTCCTGCGCCGCCTTGATGGGCATCGACGCCTTCAAGGTCGAACTCGAAGTTGATTTCTCCCGCTCCGGCATGCCGTGTTTCACCATGGTCGGCCTGGCCGAGGGCGCGGTAAGGGAATCCAAGGAGCGCGTCTTCTCTGCCCTGAAAAACTGCGGGTTCAAGGTCCCGCCCGCGCGAATCACCGTAAACCTCGCCCCTGCGGACGTCCGCAAGGCGGGCAGCGCCTATGATCTGCCCCTGGCCGTGGGCATCCTCTGCGGCATGGGCGTGCTGGACAAGGCGCAGGCCGAGGGCTGGTTCATGGCCGGGGAGCTCTCCCTGACCGGCGAGCTCAAGCCCATCCCGGGCGTCCTGCCATTGGCCCTGGCCGCCCGGCAGGAAGGCGGCAGGGGCATCATCGTCCCAGAGGCCAACGGACGCGAAGGCGCGGTGGTCAACGACATCCCGGTGGTCGGCGCGCGGGACCTGGGCCAGGCCGTGCGCATGCTGCTGGGCGAGGAGGCCGTGAAACCGGCCTGCGTGGACATCGACACCCTTTGGGAGGAGCGCAGGGACTTCCTGCTCGATTTCTCCGAGGTCAAGGGTCAGGAGCATGCCAAACGGGCCATCGAGATCGCCGCGGCGGGCGGACACAACCTGCTGTTCATCGGCCCTCCCGGCTCGGGCAAGACCATGCTCGCCAAACGCATCCCAACGGTGTTGCCCCCCCTGCGCTTCGAGGAAGCCCTGGAGGTGACTAAAATCTACTCCGTGGCCGGGCTGCTGCCGCCGGACCGCGCCCTGCTGGTTACCCGGCCCTTCCGCACCCCGCATCACACCATCTCGGACGTTGGGCTCATCGGCGGCGGCCGCTATCCCCAACCAGGAGAAGTCTCCCTGGCCCACCGGGGCGTGCTCTTTCTGGACGAGATGCCGGAGTTCAAGAAATCCGTGCTCGAAGTGCTCCGCCAGCCCCTGGAGGACGGCGAGGTCTCCATTTCCCGCTCCCTGGTCTCCCTGCGCTATCCGGCGGACGTCATGCTCGTGGCCGCCATGAACCCCTGCCCGTGCGGTTACCTGACGGACGAAACCCACCCCTGCGAGTGCACGCCCATCGCGGTGCAGCGCTACCGCTCCCGCATCTCCGGCCCGCTGCTGGACCGCATCGACCTCCAGGTGGAGGTGCCCGCCGTACCTTACGAGGACCTCAGCCGGACCGGCAGCGACGTGGACTCCGCGTCCATGCGAAAACGTATCGGTGCGGCCCGGACCGTGCAGCGGGAACGCTATGCGGACCTGCCCATCCTGACCAACGCCGACCTGGAGGGCCGCTCCCTGGAGACCTTCTGCCAGGTGGGCGACGACGGGCACGCGTTCATGCGGCGGGCCGTCCAATCCTTGGGCCTTTCTGCCCGCGCCTACACCCGCGTGCTGCGCATCGCCCGGACCATCGCCGACCTGGACAACGCCGACGCCATCGACACCGGCCACCTGGCCGAGGCCATCAGCTACCGCAGCCTGGACCGGCAGGGGTAGAATCCCATTTCATTCCTGGCCCGGAATCAAACAGATAAAGGCGCGGCCCCTGCGGACCGCGCCTTTTTCAGCTTTCGAAGACCCGAATTACAGGCCCATGATGCGGACCACCTGGGTGGCCAGTTCCCTGCCGTCCTCCTTGGCGGGATCGAGGGGCAGGGCGCGAAGGACGCCGTATCCTTCGCTCTTGTCGTGGAATTCCTCGGAAGGCAGTGAGGAGACCACGGCGGTGTTGACCAAGGCATTGGCCTTGATGAGTTCCACTACTAGGGGGAGCGCCTCGAAATCGGGCAGCTCCTCGTCGATGACCACGAGGCCCACAGGGCTCCCGGCCACCGTTTTCAGGGCCTGCGCGCCCGTGGAGACGGCGTCCGCCTTCAACTCGCCGGACTCGGTGAGTCCGTCCAGGAAGTCGCGGAAGGCGTCCTCCCGCTGGGTAACCAGCAGGCAGGCCGCAGGTGTGTTCGCTCCGGTTGCCATGGCGGATTAACCGACCTGGTGGCCGCCGCCACAGGTCTGGTCCGGGGTGAACTCGGGCAGGCTGTTCATGATGAACGCGTTGACGGCCTGGCCCACGGTGGGCGCGCCGCTGCCGTGAAAGACCTTGATGCCGGCCTGGTTGAAGCCCATCAGCGGGCGGAAGCCCATGCCGCCGGAGATGAGCACGGAGACGTTCTTGTCGGCCAGGTAGTTGACCGGGGCAAGGCAGCCGCCCTGCTCGTGGGCGCAACTGGGCACGGACTGCACGCCTTTGACCTCGCCTTCGGCCACTTCGACCAAAGTGTACATGGCGCAATGGCCGAAATGGGCATCAACGCCCGACTCCAGTCCCTCGGGACCGGTGGACGGGATAGCTACGATGGTATTCATGGTTGTTCTCCTTGGGGTTGTTTTTTTGTCTGAATATATGTTCAGCCATGTGATTGTAAAGACTGTCCCGCTACTTTTCCAGCAGGGCAAGGGTATCTTTCCAGGCCTGCTTGAGCAGAGTTCCAAGCCCGCCCGGGTCATATTCGGTGAGCACCTTGCGTTCGAGCATGGAATCCACCGCGGCCCGGTTGTGGGGGAAGCGACACAGGAGCGTGTAGCCCTTGTCCCGGCAGTACGCCTCGATCTTCTCGGTCATGGCCGGATTGATGTCCCACTTGTTGACGAGCACGGCCACCTTGGTACGGAACCCTTCGCAGAGTTCGGCCACGCGCTCCAGGTCGTGGATGCCGGACGGGGTGGGCTCGGTGACCACCACGGCCAGGTCGGTCCCGGCCAGGGAGGCGATCACCGGGCAGCCGATGCCGGGCGTGCCGTCGCTCAGGACGAGATCCAGCCCGCCGGCTTCGGCCCGTTGCCTGGCCTGCTGCTTGAGCAGGGTGACCAGACGGCCCGAGTTCTCCTCGCCGGGAAAGAGCTGCGCGTGGACCATGGTCCCGAACCGGGTGTCGGACACGAACCAGTGGCCGCACTTGCGCTCCGGGAAATCGATGGCTCCGGCCGGGCAGAGCTCCACGCATACCTTGCACCCCTCGCACCGGAAGGGCTTGACCGAGTATCCCTCGATGGAGAACTCAATGGCGTCGAACTGGCACATGTTCAGGCAGGTGGCGCAATGCACGCAGTCCTCGGCGCGGATTACCGCCTCATGGCCCGACCAGAACTCGCTCTCCTCCCGCTTGTCGGGGTCGAGGAGCAGGTGCAGATCCGGGGCGTCCACATCCAGGTCGCAGAGGATGGCGTTTTCGGCCAGATGGGCGAAGGCCCCCGCAATGGTGGTCTTGCCCGCGCCGCCCTTGCCGCTGATGATGACTATCTCACGCACGGAACACCCCCAGCATGTCGTTTTCCTCAGCCGCCGCCACCATGTGCTCCTTCAGCTTAAGGAAGGTGTCGCGCAGTCCGGGCACGGCGTCCGCAATGACCCGGCCCTGGGAATACGCCTCGGCAATAGCGCGGTCGTAGGGGATTTCCGCCCAGATGGGGATGCCCTTCTCCTTGCAGAAATTCTGGACCGTGGAGTCGCCAAGCCCGGCCCGGTTGATGACCGCTCCCATGGGGATACCCAGAGGAGAGAACGCCTCCCAGGCGAGCTTGAAGTCGTGGAACCCGAAGGGTGTTGGTTCGGTGACCAGCACGACGGCGTCGGCGTCCATGACCGCGTTCATGGCCGGGCAGCTCACGCCAGGAGGCGCGTCGATGATCACGTCGCCCGTGGCGATGAAGCCCATGCGCTCCTTGACCTGGCGCATGAGCGGCGGGGCCATGGCCTCGCCGATGCGCAGCCTACCCATGAGGAACTCCATATTCCCGGACCGGCCCCGGACGATCTCGCCCAGCTCGCGGCGGCCCGGGATGAGCGCCTTTTCCGGGCACACGGCCATGCAGCCGCCGCACCCGTGGCACATCTCGGGAAAGACGAGCAGGGTCCCGGCCATGAGAGTGATCGCCTTGAACTGGCAGATGTCCCGGCAGGCGCCGCACTTGACGCACCGCTCCTCATCCGCCTCGGGCACGGTGACGTAGCCCTTTTCCGTACCCGTGATCTCCGGATTGAGGAAGAGGTGGAGGTTGGGTTCCTCCACATCCAGGTCCACGGCGGTCACGTCGTTTTCCCACAGAGTGGCGAGGGAGGCCGAGACGGTAGTCTTGCCCGTGCCCCCCTTGCCGCTGGCGATGGCGAAGATCACTTATTGCCCCCGGCCTGCGCGTTGGCGGAGGCCGCCATGGGCACCTCGCCACGCTTGTATTTTTCCACGGCCTCGCCCACGGTCAGGCCGTCCACGTCCTGGCCCACGCCGATACCCGCCGCCTGGAGGGCGGCAAACGCCTTGGGACCGACATAGCCGGACAGCAACACCTGAGCGCCCGCGTTGGCCACGTTTTCCGCGGCCTGGATGCCCGCGCCCTGAGCCATGCTCTGGGAGCCGCCGTTATCGACATATTCCACTTCCATGGTCTCCAGATCCACCACGGCAAAACCGCCCGCCCGGCCGAAACGGGCGTCCACCCGGCTTTCCAGGGTGGGCCCCTCGCTGGTCACTGCGACTTTCTTCACTGCGCTCATTGTATTTCCTTGTGTGTTCGCCGGAGCTGCCCCGGCGTTCATTGCGGTTTGACGGCCCTGGCCCATGCCCTGTCCGCCCATTCCACGTCCCTGGCCCTGACCCATGCCACGGCCTTGGCCGCCCATGCCGCGTCCCCGGCCCTGGCCCATGCCTCGGCCACCCATGCCGCGACCCTGGCCACCTTGGCCCGGAGCCGCAAGGCAGCGTCCGTTGCCCAGCCCGAGACCTCGTCCCTGGCCACCCTGCCTGCGGCACACGCCGTCAGGCATTTGGTCCTGATTCTGATTGAAACCCATTCCCCGGCCACCCGAGCGGCGGCCGCCACCGGGTCCTCTCGATCCTTGTCCGTTCATTCCAGGCATAATCGCCTCCATGCTGTTGCGATACGTAACCGGTTACTCCCCGGACCCGCGCTTGGGGCACTGACCTGTGTCCCGGACAACGGTGTAATGTCCGCCGTCAACGCGAATGGCCCAGCCGTTGGCCAGGGCCATGGCGACGGTCTTCCGCGCCTGGCCGAGGATCCGGCCGAAGGTCGGCCGTGAGACGCCCATCAGACGCGCGCCCTCCTCCTGGGAGAGCCCCTCGCCGTCGGCCAGACGGAGCGCCTCCAACCCCTCGTGGGTCAGGGTCACGTCCGTCAAAAGCCTCATGGGTATCCCCTGGGGCTTGTAAAACGTCGCCCCGGGCTCCTGTTGCAACATCCGCCTTATTTTCCTTCTTCCCATGGAACCACCTGATGCATGAACAATTCGTAATCTGACGATACGCTCATATATGGCAAGGTCAAGAGAAATGAGCATATGCTCATAAAAATTACTCAGAAAAAAATATGGCACGCAATATCGGTATATTGCGTGCCGTGAGTGTGTGAAAAACCGCGATTGCTCAGATAAATGGCTAGCCGGATCAGGGCAGGGTCACGGTGAAGGTGGTAGTGCCGTCGCCCGTGGAGAAGCCCACCGCACCGCCGAGATACCGTTCGGTGAGCAGCTTCATGACATAGGCCCCCAGCCCCCGGTCACGGGACTTGGTGGACACGTACCGCTTGAAGACCTGTGTCCGGATGTCGCCGGGAATATCGCCGCAATTGGTCATGGAAATGATGACGCCGCCGCCCGGGTTGGCGAGACAATCCAGCTGGATCTGCTCGCCGCAGGACTCGCGCGCCTCAAGAGCGTTGACGAGCATGTCGCGAACCACATGGCGCAGGAGCCGCTTGTCGGTCACGAGGAGGTCGCAGCAGATATCCAGATCAACGACAGCGGGCTCGGTGTTGCGGACCCGGCACTCCTCCTCTATCAGCTTGGAGAAGAACTCCCCGGCATTGACCGGCTCCTTGCTCACCGCCAGGGTGCCCTGCTCCGCCTGCTCAAGATCCCGATGGTAGACCACGTCCCTCAGGATGCGCCGGGATGCATCTGCCAGCATCGGATAGAGGGACATGTCGCCGGGATCGTCCTCGAGAAACTCGGTAACGGTGGCGATGCCCCCCACGGTGTTTATCAGCCCGTGGTGGAAGAGGTTGTTGAGATACTTGAGCCGCAACTCGTGGCTGATGTCCAGGGCGAAGAGGAAGGCGAACTCCTGGCCCCGAAATTCGATGGGCGTGGCGAATACCTGGAGGTCCAGGGGTGTCTCTACCCCTTCCACCAGCCGGGTCAGGCGACAGTTCTGGCAGTCCTTCTCGCCGCCCAGGGACTTGACGATGGCCTGGGCCGCGCCGCAGGTGGCGCACTCGCGTGAACAGCCGCAGCCAGCCTCATTCAGGGTGGAATTCACGCAATTCAGGGCCTCGCCCGGACGCAGACCGATAACGC encodes the following:
- a CDS encoding sensor histidine kinase, giving the protein MPEEVKAVSLELKKEFLIQWLDAVPTSVFVVNKYRQIVHCNQAFRNLSLKPEAEGVIGLRPGEALNCVNSTLNEAGCGCSRECATCGAAQAIVKSLGGEKDCQNCRLTRLVEGVETPLDLQVFATPIEFRGQEFAFLFALDISHELRLKYLNNLFHHGLINTVGGIATVTEFLEDDPGDMSLYPMLADASRRILRDVVYHRDLEQAEQGTLAVSKEPVNAGEFFSKLIEEECRVRNTEPAVVDLDICCDLLVTDKRLLRHVVRDMLVNALEARESCGEQIQLDCLANPGGGVIISMTNCGDIPGDIRTQVFKRYVSTKSRDRGLGAYVMKLLTERYLGGAVGFSTGDGTTTFTVTLP
- a CDS encoding NifB/NifX family molybdenum-iron cluster-binding protein; the protein is MNTIVAIPSTGPEGLESGVDAHFGHCAMYTLVEVAEGEVKGVQSVPSCAHEQGGCLAPVNYLADKNVSVLISGGMGFRPLMGFNQAGIKVFHGSGAPTVGQAVNAFIMNSLPEFTPDQTCGGGHQVG
- a CDS encoding ATP-binding protein; this translates as MREIVIISGKGGAGKTTIAGAFAHLAENAILCDLDVDAPDLHLLLDPDKREESEFWSGHEAVIRAEDCVHCATCLNMCQFDAIEFSIEGYSVKPFRCEGCKVCVELCPAGAIDFPERKCGHWFVSDTRFGTMVHAQLFPGEENSGRLVTLLKQQARQRAEAGGLDLVLSDGTPGIGCPVIASLAGTDLAVVVTEPTPSGIHDLERVAELCEGFRTKVAVLVNKWDINPAMTEKIEAYCRDKGYTLLCRFPHNRAAVDSMLERKVLTEYDPGGLGTLLKQAWKDTLALLEK
- a CDS encoding substrate-binding periplasmic protein; this translates as MRTVIVFAAVFFLCASQALAGEVHVIGMHCQVRAECKAIELENLLEDAYGRIGVAVEFVYLPGLRDLDKTNHGELDGSGLRNPIVVEKYPNIIKVPVPLFTTSLVAVTIKGNKKIHDLEDLNGLLTGVLRGDLIAISIASGSNAHLHRIDYLTTGLKMLIEGRLDVLFAAKTMLLINMEQFPDTNFVVSKDLYEIQVYHVVNKKHAHLVPLLERSFREMIAEGLMEKYLGRAKPRLPKEP
- a CDS encoding ATP-binding protein, with translation MIFAIASGKGGTGKTTVSASLATLWENDVTAVDLDVEEPNLHLFLNPEITGTEKGYVTVPEADEERCVKCGACRDICQFKAITLMAGTLLVFPEMCHGCGGCMAVCPEKALIPGRRELGEIVRGRSGNMEFLMGRLRIGEAMAPPLMRQVKERMGFIATGDVIIDAPPGVSCPAMNAVMDADAVVLVTEPTPFGFHDFKLAWEAFSPLGIPMGAVINRAGLGDSTVQNFCKEKGIPIWAEIPYDRAIAEAYSQGRVIADAVPGLRDTFLKLKEHMVAAAEENDMLGVFRA
- a CDS encoding substrate-binding periplasmic protein; the protein is MPELKGPQEPLPECEALIEEAYRRAGMAVRFIYIPMLRDFAETSAQVLDASAGRTDVAAQGNDNIVLSATPLLKTSLVAYTVRSRPGIKTWRDLRQGKVGYLRGDMTTRNLARENKLRTTAFASLEQGFGALRAGHLAAFVTHTTFLELAESPHLTREFNASPPLYTGYFYHALNKENGGMAVRLSRIFDEMLKDGTSEKLLGRYAFLLPESEWGAEKAQDATPGDTAHKDLAPMASHR
- a CDS encoding response regulator — translated: MATGANTPAACLLVTQREDAFRDFLDGLTESGELKADAVSTGAQALKTVAGSPVGLVVIDEELPDFEALPLVVELIKANALVNTAVVSSLPSEEFHDKSEGYGVLRALPLDPAKEDGRELATQVVRIMGL
- a CDS encoding NifB/NifX family molybdenum-iron cluster-binding protein, which gives rise to MSAVKKVAVTSEGPTLESRVDARFGRAGGFAVVDLETMEVEYVDNGGSQSMAQGAGIQAAENVANAGAQVLLSGYVGPKAFAALQAAGIGVGQDVDGLTVGEAVEKYKRGEVPMAASANAQAGGNK
- a CDS encoding YifB family Mg chelatase-like AAA ATPase yields the protein MIAKVSCAALMGIDAFKVELEVDFSRSGMPCFTMVGLAEGAVRESKERVFSALKNCGFKVPPARITVNLAPADVRKAGSAYDLPLAVGILCGMGVLDKAQAEGWFMAGELSLTGELKPIPGVLPLALAARQEGGRGIIVPEANGREGAVVNDIPVVGARDLGQAVRMLLGEEAVKPACVDIDTLWEERRDFLLDFSEVKGQEHAKRAIEIAAAGGHNLLFIGPPGSGKTMLAKRIPTVLPPLRFEEALEVTKIYSVAGLLPPDRALLVTRPFRTPHHTISDVGLIGGGRYPQPGEVSLAHRGVLFLDEMPEFKKSVLEVLRQPLEDGEVSISRSLVSLRYPADVMLVAAMNPCPCGYLTDETHPCECTPIAVQRYRSRISGPLLDRIDLQVEVPAVPYEDLSRTGSDVDSASMRKRIGAARTVQRERYADLPILTNADLEGRSLETFCQVGDDGHAFMRRAVQSLGLSARAYTRVLRIARTIADLDNADAIDTGHLAEAISYRSLDRQG
- a CDS encoding DUF134 domain-containing protein encodes the protein MLISLDLAIYERIVRLRIVHASGGSMGRRKIRRMLQQEPGATFYKPQGIPMRLLTDVTLTHEGLEALRLADGEGLSQEEGARLMGVSRPTFGRILGQARKTVAMALANGWAIRVDGGHYTVVRDTGQCPKRGSGE
- a CDS encoding DUF3568 family protein; this translates as MARNSILPLLLILSLLALPGCGAVIVGGAAAAGTYAYVNGKSVGTFHSDVPSGISATKAAFKDMSIPVLKEKRDGGDGEIQGKVTNERVTVYLEQVGENLLSVSVRVGLWGNEKSSRRILHEIGRRL
- a CDS encoding PEP-CTERM sorting domain-containing protein, with the translated sequence MIRAVFKSCIAVAILLMLGTSAQAAMYTFYGDQLQQPAYPLAAQAEAEFQSYLPAVAYGTYGPFSHIEFMYNGSPTGISAEHSIVSTEWVHDFNTPINAVGFFLQSIAADTSRLSVGYINTLTGANYYFDLPHLPADQLVGDDTLFWGYINTDETFDRVAIGGMGSSLGMANIQIGWNNEPTGNPAVPEPSTMLLLAVGLGGLAVWRKRSA